From Dietzia sp. ANT_WB102, a single genomic window includes:
- a CDS encoding glutamate decarboxylase, with the protein MSEMYRNASEQGAGSRLEINPVFTRPGESTVLPKFTMPETMMAGETAYQIVHDEAILDGNSRLNLATFVTTWMDDFAQRIYAETADKNMIDKDEYPATAAIEDRCWRILADLWHVPDVDDTIGTSTVGSSEACMLGGLALKRLWQERRRSRGLSVEKPNLVLSAGVQVVWEKFCNYWDVEARYVPVTEEHLVLDGFELEKYVDENTIGVVAILGQTYTGLYEPVKEIAAKLDEIQASMGHDVKIHVDGASGAMVAPFCQPDLEWDFKIERVNSISTSGHKYGLVYPGVGWVVWRNKAVCPESLIFRVSYLGGDMPTLALNFSRSGAQVLLQYYQFLRLGREGFREVQQGSIDVATYLSSEIGAMGPFELVSKGDTIPVFAWKLKKGPRNWDLHDLADRLRMRGWQVPAYPMPDNMTDLVVQRIVVRLGLSRDLAELLLSAIREEVDFLERLDAPIPREAQRTNFTH; encoded by the coding sequence TGTATCGGAATGCGTCTGAGCAAGGAGCGGGCTCGAGGTTGGAGATAAACCCCGTTTTCACGCGGCCGGGAGAATCCACAGTGCTGCCCAAATTCACGATGCCCGAAACTATGATGGCGGGCGAGACCGCCTATCAGATCGTCCATGACGAAGCCATTCTCGACGGAAATTCGCGACTAAATCTCGCCACCTTCGTCACGACTTGGATGGACGATTTCGCTCAGCGAATCTACGCCGAGACAGCTGATAAAAACATGATCGACAAGGACGAATATCCGGCCACGGCCGCGATTGAGGACCGCTGCTGGCGGATTCTCGCCGACCTGTGGCACGTTCCAGACGTCGACGACACGATAGGGACATCGACGGTCGGCTCGTCCGAGGCGTGCATGCTCGGCGGTTTGGCCCTCAAGCGGCTCTGGCAGGAGCGGCGTCGATCCCGGGGGCTCTCCGTTGAGAAGCCGAACCTCGTTCTGTCTGCCGGCGTGCAGGTTGTCTGGGAAAAGTTCTGCAACTATTGGGACGTCGAGGCGCGCTACGTTCCGGTGACCGAGGAACACCTCGTCCTCGACGGCTTCGAACTTGAGAAGTATGTGGACGAGAACACGATTGGAGTGGTTGCCATTCTCGGCCAGACATACACGGGACTATATGAACCGGTGAAAGAGATCGCAGCCAAACTCGACGAGATCCAGGCGTCGATGGGCCATGATGTGAAAATTCACGTCGACGGAGCGTCGGGTGCGATGGTTGCGCCGTTCTGCCAGCCTGACCTGGAATGGGACTTCAAGATCGAGCGAGTCAACTCGATCAGCACCTCCGGGCACAAGTACGGCTTGGTTTATCCGGGCGTGGGGTGGGTCGTGTGGCGTAATAAGGCGGTCTGTCCGGAGAGCCTGATCTTCCGTGTCAGCTACCTCGGCGGTGACATGCCGACACTGGCACTGAATTTTTCGCGCTCGGGTGCCCAAGTGCTGCTGCAGTACTACCAGTTCCTGCGTCTCGGTCGAGAAGGATTCCGTGAGGTGCAGCAGGGGTCGATCGACGTCGCGACCTACCTATCCTCGGAGATCGGCGCGATGGGGCCGTTCGAACTCGTGAGCAAAGGCGACACTATCCCGGTATTCGCTTGGAAGCTCAAAAAGGGGCCCCGCAACTGGGATCTCCATGACCTTGCCGACAGATTGCGTATGCGTGGCTGGCAGGTCCCCGCCTATCCCATGCCCGACAACATGACGGACCTAGTCGTGCAGCGAATAGTAGTGCGACTCGGCTTGAGCCGCGACCTCGCCGAACTGCTCCTCAGCGCGATCAGGGAAGAGGTCGACTTCCTCGAAAGGCTCGATGCGCCGATCCCCCGTGAGGCGCAGCGAACTAACTTCACCCACTGA
- the der gene encoding ribosome biogenesis GTPase Der, protein MTSNEDFDLPTGPGEETIEDGWNDDTDWESIAAEFADDIGAVTEGVEILPTVAIVGRPNVGKSTLVNRIIGRREAVVEDVPGVTRDRVSYEALWNGRTFMVQDTGGWEQDAKGMHRSIAQQAEIAMGTADLIVLVCDGTVGITAADATVAKSLRRSATPVILAVNKVDSEKAEMEAAEFWSLGLDQPYAISAAHGRGTADLLDEVLRQLPTKARMREATDVPRRVALVGKPNVGKSSLLNKLTGEERSVVDNVAGTTVDPVDSLVELGGRTWRFVDTAGLRRKVNQAYGHEYYASLRTRGAIESAEVVVLLLDASEPITEQDLRVISMVSDAGRALVIAFNKWDLVDEDRRYDLDKEIDRELSRVLSWAHRVNISAKTGRAVAKLVPAMETALDSWDKRIPTGPLNTWMSEVVAATPPPMRGGRLPRIRFCTQATTRPPTFVFFSTGFLEAGYRRFLERRLRETFGFDGSPVRVNVRVKERRQRK, encoded by the coding sequence GTGACCAGCAACGAGGATTTCGACCTGCCCACGGGGCCCGGTGAGGAGACCATCGAGGACGGCTGGAACGACGACACCGACTGGGAGTCGATCGCCGCGGAGTTCGCCGATGATATCGGGGCGGTGACCGAGGGAGTGGAGATCCTGCCCACCGTCGCGATCGTGGGCCGTCCCAACGTCGGCAAGTCCACCCTGGTAAACCGCATCATCGGCCGTCGCGAGGCCGTCGTCGAGGACGTCCCTGGCGTGACTCGCGACCGGGTCTCCTACGAGGCACTGTGGAATGGCCGAACCTTCATGGTGCAGGACACCGGAGGCTGGGAGCAGGATGCCAAGGGCATGCATCGCTCCATCGCCCAGCAGGCCGAGATCGCCATGGGAACCGCCGACCTCATCGTGCTGGTCTGCGACGGCACAGTGGGCATCACTGCCGCGGATGCGACGGTGGCCAAGAGCCTGCGTCGGTCCGCCACCCCGGTGATACTCGCCGTCAACAAGGTGGACAGCGAGAAGGCGGAAATGGAGGCGGCCGAATTCTGGTCCCTCGGACTGGACCAGCCCTACGCCATCTCCGCCGCACACGGGCGCGGCACGGCGGACCTGCTCGACGAGGTCTTGCGGCAGTTGCCGACCAAAGCGAGGATGCGCGAGGCCACCGATGTACCGCGCCGCGTGGCGCTGGTGGGGAAACCCAACGTCGGCAAGTCGAGTCTGCTCAACAAGCTCACCGGTGAGGAGCGCTCGGTGGTCGACAATGTCGCCGGCACCACCGTCGACCCGGTCGACTCCCTGGTGGAACTCGGCGGACGAACCTGGCGATTCGTGGACACCGCCGGGTTGCGACGTAAGGTCAACCAGGCCTACGGGCACGAGTATTACGCCTCATTGCGCACCCGTGGCGCGATCGAGTCCGCTGAAGTGGTCGTGCTCCTGCTCGACGCTTCGGAGCCCATCACCGAGCAGGACCTCCGGGTGATCTCCATGGTCTCCGATGCCGGCCGCGCCCTGGTGATCGCCTTCAACAAATGGGATTTGGTCGACGAGGACCGGCGGTACGACCTCGACAAGGAGATCGATCGCGAGCTGTCCCGAGTGCTGAGCTGGGCCCACAGGGTGAACATCTCGGCCAAGACCGGTCGTGCGGTGGCCAAGCTGGTGCCAGCGATGGAGACGGCGCTGGACTCGTGGGACAAGCGGATCCCCACGGGGCCTCTGAACACGTGGATGAGCGAGGTGGTCGCCGCCACCCCGCCGCCCATGCGTGGTGGTCGCCTGCCGCGAATCAGGTTCTGTACCCAGGCCACCACCCGGCCCCCGACGTTCGTGTTCTTCTCCACGGGCTTCCTCGAGGCCGGCTACCGACGTTTCCTCGAACGCCGCTTGCGGGAGACCTTCGGCTTCGACGGCTCCCCGGTCAGGGTGAACGTGCGGGTCAAGGAGCGTCGACAGCGCAAGTGA
- the cmk gene encoding (d)CMP kinase, with the protein MTASPARRRIAIDGPAGTGKSTLARALARRIGGAYLDTGAMYRVATLQVLRAGIDPEDAVAVTAATVNLPLEIGTDAGAERILLDGEDVSDEIRTARVTADVSAVSAVPEVRENLVLLQRRLASSGGTVVLEGRDIGTVVLPDAEVKVYLTASPEVRARRRTDQDLAAGREADYQDVLAAVIERDRKDSTRAASPLRPADDAVVIDTSDLTLDEVLDRLVALAEGTHASHGAAAEGNAL; encoded by the coding sequence GTGACCGCCTCTCCCGCTCGTCGACGCATCGCGATCGACGGCCCCGCCGGCACCGGTAAGTCCACTCTCGCCCGCGCGCTGGCCCGCCGGATCGGTGGCGCCTACCTCGACACTGGTGCGATGTACCGGGTGGCGACGCTGCAGGTCTTACGCGCTGGGATCGATCCCGAGGACGCCGTCGCAGTAACCGCCGCGACCGTCAACCTGCCACTGGAGATCGGGACCGACGCCGGGGCCGAGCGCATCCTGTTGGACGGTGAGGACGTCAGCGATGAGATCCGCACCGCCCGCGTCACGGCCGACGTCTCGGCGGTCTCCGCCGTGCCCGAGGTCCGCGAGAACCTCGTACTCCTGCAGCGGCGGCTGGCCTCCAGCGGAGGAACAGTGGTCCTGGAGGGCCGGGATATCGGTACCGTTGTCCTCCCGGACGCCGAGGTGAAGGTCTACCTCACCGCCAGCCCCGAGGTGCGCGCCCGGCGTCGAACCGATCAGGACCTGGCCGCCGGCCGAGAGGCGGACTACCAGGACGTATTGGCGGCCGTCATCGAACGTGACCGCAAGGACTCCACGCGAGCCGCGAGCCCCCTGCGGCCCGCCGACGACGCCGTCGTCATCGACACCTCAGATCTCACCCTCGATGAGGTCCTCGACCGACTGGTCGCGCTCGCCGAGGGCACTCACGCGTCGCACGGCGCCGCGGCAGAAGGGAACGCACTGTGA